Genomic segment of Paenibacillus polymyxa:
TTTTAAAATAATACTTGACATGAAACGCGTTACAAACCTTAAGATTCATTTAGAAGTACTTATAACACATTAGCATAGAGGTAACGTATTTCTATCTAGTTAATGAAAAACATCAGCAAAGGCGGAGAAAATATGAGTACACAGTTTCCAAAAGATTTCCTGTGGGGCGGAGCAGTTGCTGCTAATCAGCTCGAAGGCGCTTATCAAGAAGATGGAAAAGGCTGGTCCATTCAGGATGTAACTCCTCGTGGTGGCTGGGGGCCCGTTACGGATGTACCAACAGAAGATAACATGAAGTTGATCGGTATTGATTTTTATCATCATTATAAAGAAGATATCAAACTTTTTGCGGAAATGGGCTTCAAAGTATTCCGTACTTCTATTGCATGGTCACGTATCTTCCCTAAAGGTGACGAACTGGAGCCTAACGAAAAGGGCTTGCAATTTTATGATGATTTGTTTGATGAACTTCACAAATATGGAATTGAGCCACTCGTTACATTATCTCACTATGAAACACCTTTACATTTATCCAGAGAATACGATGGTTGGGTAAACCGTAAGCTTGTTGATTTTTATGAGCGCTATGCTACAACTGTATTTAATCGCTACAAAGATAAAGTTAAATACTGGTTGACTTTCAATGAAATCAACTCCATTCTTGAAGCACCATTCATGAGTGGAGGAATTAGCACACCAAAAGATCAACTTAGTGAGCAAGATCTTTATCAAGCTATTCACCATGAGCTTGTAGCGAGTGCAAGAGCGGTAAAAATCGGTCACCAGATCAACCCTGATTTCAAAATTGGCTGTATGGTGCTGAGTATGCCTACTTATCCGCTAACACCTAATCCAGACGATGTGATTGCTGCGATGGAATTTGATCACAGAAACATGGCATTTGCCGATATTCACGCAAGAGGTCAATACCCTGGTTACATGAAACGATTCTTTAAAGAAAACGGAATTTCTATTCACTTTGAACCAGGTGATGCCGAAGATTTGAAGCATACCGTTGATTTTATCTCGTTCAGCTATTATATGAGTACTTGTGAGACAGCTGACGAAGCTAAAAAAGTCAAAGGTGAAGGTAACATCCTTGGTGGTGTCAGCAATCCGCATCTCGAGGCAAGTGAGTGGGGCTGGCAAATTGATCCGCAAGGTCTGCGTTATGTACTGAATACGTTCTATGATCGCTTCCAAAAACCACTGTTCATCGTTGAAAATGGCCTGGGCGCCGTTGATGAACTAATCACGAATGAAAAAGGCGAAAAAACGGTTGAGGATGACTACCGAATCAACTACCTGAATGATCATTTGGTTCAAGTTGGAGAAGCTATTGAGGACGGAGTAGAGGTTTTGGGCTATACGTCTTGGGGATGTATTGACCTTGTCAGCGCTTCGACCGCTCAGCTTAAAAAACGTTATGGCTACATTTACGTAGACCGTCATGATGATGGCAGCGGTACACTTGAGAGATATCCGAAGAAATCGTTCCATTGGTACAAAGAAGTTATTGCTACGAACGGTGAAAGCTTGAAACGTTAATTTATAAATAAACCTGTGATTAAGTATTAAATATACAATCAAGGCTTATAGATAGCGACCGCTTCTTCTCTTTTACGAAGCGGTCGCTAATTTTTTAGGGGTATTAGCAACCGAATTACAAACTGAGTACGAAAGGGCTTTCATGAATGATTCGTAAGCGTTATTTATTGATATTTGATGATAAATAGATTGGACAAAAATGAATTACTGAGATATATTGAGACTTATTAAAACGTTAATAATAACTGTGCTAAAAATTGAGTCCAGTATAAATTAATGATTTTTTAATGATGAGGGCTGCAGAAGGAGGAAAATAATGAAGATTGAGCATGTAGCGATCTGGGTGAGAGACTTAGAAAAGATGAAAAGCTTTTACGAGCAATATTTTGATGGAAAATCTAACGATAAATATTATAACGCTACAAAAGGATTTGAGTCCTATTTTATCACCTTTGAGGATGGAGCAAGGTTAGAGGTTATGCGTAAAACGGGAGTAGATCATTCACCACAGATAAATATTACGGGCTGGGCTCATGTGGCATTTTCCGTTGGAAGTAAAGCTCGGGTGAATGAAAAGACAGAGCAGCTCATGCATGCAGGATATGAAGTTGTGGGTCAGCCAAGATTGACAGGTGACGGCTATTATGAAAGCGTAATTAAAGATCCAGAAGGTAATTTGGTGGAAATTTCAATGTGAGTAGCTTTCCAGTTCTGAAGAGTTGATTGAAGAACGTTTATACGCCAAAAGTCTCTGCCACGAATATAATCAACTTCATCCTAGAAATATCGAAGAACGAGAAACACTCATCAAAACTTTACTTGGGAAGACAACTGATAGAATGTTACCAAATAAAAGAACATTTTTGCACAGATTTGTTCAGGGAATAATGCAATAATGTGCTTAAGTGGAATATTTTTAGTCTATTCAGAAAGGAAAGAACAATCATGAAATTGATGTTTATATCAGATATTCACGGCTCATTACACTGGTTGCAATTGGCACTGGAAAAGTACAGGGAGGAGAAAGCCGATCGTCTTATTCTGCTCGGAGATTATATGTACCACGGACCACGTAATCCGTTACCAGAAGGGTATAATCCGGCAGAAGTGGCAGCTCTGCTGAATAAGTACAAGTCCCATATTGCGGTTTCTGTGCGCGGGAATTGCGATGCAGAGGTGGATCAGATGCTACTGGAGTTTCCTATGATGGGTGATTATGCTTTGTTGCACCATGAAGGACGGCGAATCTATGTTACGCACGGACATGGCTTTAGTATCGGAAATTTACCACCGCTGGAAGCGGGAGATGTGTTCATCCAGGGACATACTCATATTCCGGTAGCGGATGTGGAAAATGGGGTCTTTATACTGAACCCCGGTTCGATCTCGCTGCCAAAAGAAAACTACCCATCCTCTTACGGTGTGCTGGAGGGAGCACAATTCACTGTGAAGGATATTGATGGGAATACGGTGAAAGCAATCACCTTTTCAAACTAATTTATTCCAATGTGAATGTAAATTATTAAAACTTTTTCGCTTCGATTGAGACAAAGATCATATTATTGTATGATAGGAGCGGAGTCTACATTATGAAAAAGAAAGAGAGCTTCAATACATGCAAATTAAGGATTCACATTATAAGATGCCGCCTGAATGGGCGCCACATGAACGCACGTATATTTCTTGGCCTGTAAAATCTTCAATGGTTTACCCAGATATGCATGCTGATGTATGCAAGGGGTATGCCGGAATTGTACGCGCCATGGCGGAATTTGAACCAGTTACTGTGGTCGTAAATCCGGATGATCTGGAGAGCGTTAAGGCGCTTGAACTTGGGGAACGGGTAGAACTGCTGCCGATTGAGCACAGCGATGCGTGGCTGCGTGACAACGGCCCTACTTTTCTCACAGACGAGCATGGTCAATTGGCAGGTGTAAACTGGAAGTTTAACGCCTGGGGCGGCAAATACGCTCCATGGGATCTAGATGACCAGGTTGCGCCGCAAATTTTGGACCAACTTGGAGTTCCACGGTTTGATGCACCGCTGGTGATGGAAGGCGGCTCACTGCACGTAGACGGCGAAGGCACACTGATTACAACCGAAGAGTGTTTGCTCAATCCCAACCGAAATCCGGAATTAAGCAGAGAAGAAATTGAACGGTATGTATGTGAGTATACAGGTGTAGAGAAAATAATATGGCTAAAACGTGGTCTTAGTGGCGACGAAACAGATGGCCATGTGGACAATATTGCTTGCTTTGCAGCTCCTGGCAAGGTCATTATGCAAGTATGTGATGATCCTGAGGATGAAAATTACGAAATCACGCAGGAAAATCTGCGTATTTTGGAGCAAGCAACGGATGCCCAAGGCCGTAAGCTGGAAGTGATTCGGATCGGTCAGCCGCCGCGCGTGGATTATGAAGATAGCCGATTGACACTGAGCTATATTAACTTCTACTTTGTGAATGGCGGCATTATTTTGCCGGTGTTTGGCGGTACTGCCGCTAAGAGCGATCTTGCAGCTGAGCAAGTGCTGGCAAATGTATTTCCAGATCGCACCATTCGTACTGTAGACGGTATGGCGGTCATCCGTGAAGGCGGTAACGTGCACTGTACGACCCAGCAGATGCCTGCTGTAAAGCGTTGAATGATACAACATCTAAAAGGAGGACTAACGTGAGAAAAGTAAAAGTGGCTGCAACTCAAATGAGCTGCTCTACCAATATCGAAGAAAATATTAGTAAAGCAGAGAAGTTAGTACGTGAAGCGGCAGCGCAGGGCGCACAAATTATTTTGCTGCAAGAGTTGTTCGAGACTCCATATTTCTGTCAGAAGGAAAAGTCTGATTATTATTCATATGCAACTGAGCTGGAGCACAACAAGGCGGTTAACCATTTTAAGAAGATCGCCAAGGAATTACAGGTTGTGCTGCCCATCAGTTTTTATGAAAAGAAAAACTACGCGCGCTACAACAGTCTTGCTGTCATTGACGCGGACGGTGAAGTGTTGGGTAAATATCGTAAAAGCCATATTCCGGACGGTCCTGGGTATGAGGAAAAATTTTATTTTAATCCGGGCGATACCGGTTTTAAAGTATGGAATACACGTTATGCCAAAATTGGGGTAGGCGTGTGCTGGGATCAATGGTACCCTGAGGCGGCCCGCTGTATGGCGCTCATGGGCGCAGAACTTTTGTTCTATCCGACAGCTATTGGCTCGGAACCGCAGGACTCTGCCATTGATTCCAAGGATCACTGGCAGACCTGTATGCTGGGTCATGCGGCTTCCAATCTGATTCCAGTCATTGCTTCCAATCGGATTGGAACTGAAACAGACGAGGACTCCAGTATTACATTCTACGGTTCTTCCTTTATTGCCGGACATCAAGGTAACAAGATCGCAGAAGCGGGTCGTACCGATGAGGAAGTGCTTACTGCTGAATTTGATCTGGATGAGCTGGAAGTAGGACGGATTGAATGGGGCATTTTCCGTGACCGTCGTCCTGAACTGTACAATATGATTGCCACCTATGATGGTGATTTAAAAGTATAATCTGTATACGGATAGACAAGTCTCCCTTGACGTCAAGCTGGGGTGTTTCCTTTCATTGGACTCACCCCGCTTTTCGGGCAGGGGATTTTTGTATTCAGAAAAAATGGATATGCCACAATGTGTGGAGTGTTGGACAGATATGTGAGGGAAGGGATTTTGGAGCGTGTACCCAAGTGTTTCAAAAGAACAGATCGGTAGGCGGTTCGGAATATTAGCATGATTTTTTTCACACAAAAGGGACATTCCTCACAGGTTTGTTCCTTTTTTATGTCTTAATCCAGTTAATCTATAGACTGAAACTATGATTCACTACATAAAATAGCATTAGAATTTATGAATTAGATGATATAAAATCAAACCATAAGGAATGATCGTACTCAATAACATCTCGATATTCCCGAAAGTGAAAAAAATCACATATGAAAATGCTTTAATGGAAGCTTTAACATGAAATTTGTAAACTCGCAAGGAGGAAGAACAATGAACCACTATCCTGCTATCTTTGAACCTCTAACCATACGACGCATGACCTTGAAAAATCGGATTGTTATGCCCCCGATGGGAACTAACTTTGCTGCCATGGACGGAAGCTTTGTTCAGGATCATATTGACTATTACGTGCAACGGGCCAAAGGTGGTACCGGCTTGATAACAGTAGAAAATGTTTGTCTGGATTTCCCAATGGGTACGAACGGAACAACCCAGCTGCGTATGGATAACGATCAGTTTATTCCCGGACTATTTAGATTAACAGAAGCCCTGCACTCTTATGGAGCTTGTGTTTCTGTACAAATTAACCATGCGGGTGCTTCGGCTTATGCGGGACGACTGAACGGAGTTCAGCCTGTATCTTCTTCGAATATTCCTTCTAAAAAGGGCGGAGCCATTCCAAGACCTCTGCAAAAAGAAGAAATTTACGCCATTGTGCGCAAATACGGAGAAGCAGCGGGAAGAGCGCAACGAGCAGGATTTGACTGTGTTGAAATTCATGCGGGACACTCCTACTTGCTGAGTCAGTTTCTTTCGCCGATGTATAATAAACGCACGGATGAATTTGGCGGAAGCGCAGAAAACCGTACCCGTTTTGCCAGATTAGTCATTGATGAAATTCGTTCAGTGGTGGGCCCATTTTTCCCTATTTGCTTACGGTTTAGCGCGGAAGAGTTCACAGAAGGTGGGAACACACTGGAAGATACACTCGAGTTATTGGAGTATCTTAATGATGAGGTAGATATTCTGAACGTTTCTGCTGCTCTGAACGATTCCATCCAGTTCCAGATTGACGGGATGAACTTGCCGGATGGTTGGCGCTCATATATGGCCAAAGCGGTAAAAGAAAAATTCGGGAAGATCACGATGACCTCAGGTAATATTCGGAGCCCACAGGCTGCGCAGCATATTTTGGAGAGAGGTGACGCTGATCTTCTGGCAATGGGTAGAGGCTTGATTGCAGAACCGAACTGGGTGCTTAAAGTGCAAAACGGCTACGAACATTTGCTTAGAAAATGCATCTCTTGCAACATTGGTTGTGCGGATCATCGTATCTCCAAAAGTAAACCGATTTGCTGTACGGTAAATCCGGATCTGTTCAAAGAAGCTGAATACCGGAAACAACGAGTTAAGAACAATGTTCAGGTTGTTGTTATTGGTGGTGGGACCGCTGGTATGGAAGCTGCATGTACGGCAGCCGAAGTAGGCTGTAAAGTAACCCTCTTTGAGGAAAAACCAGAGTTGGGCGGCTTGGCTCGTGATATTGCCCGCCTGCCAGACAAAACACGCATCAATGATTTCCCTGATTATCTGATTCAGCGTACCAAACAGTTAACCAATCTGAACATTGTAACAGGGGCCCGAGCCGATTTGGCGATGATTAGTGCTCTGAATCCTGATATTATTGTCAATGCGACGGGGGCCACACCACTTCTTCCGCCCATTGCAGGTTTACATGAGCAACTGGGTAAACCAGGTACAAAAGTGTTCTCCATCTTTGATCTTTTGCACAACATGGAGAAATTCCAGGAATTTGAAGGTAAACGCATTGCTGTAGTTGGCGGTGGAGCCGTGGGACTGGATGTCGTCGAATATTATGCAGAGCGTGGAGCACAAGAGGTTTCTATTATTGAGATGATGCCGTTACTGGGTAAAGACCTGGATATGATTACTCGGATTTCCATGATGAAAATGGTAGAGGAGCGGGAAGTGAACGTCCATACGGAAACAGCTTTGACAGAAGTGTGTAGCGACCGCTTCAAAGTAAAGCATGGAGAACAGGAGTTTGAGATTCCTTTTGATCTTGGATTCGTATGCTTGGGTATGCGTTCACACAGTCCGCTGATGGACAGCTTGCTCGAATATGGTAAAGAACATCAAGTAGAAGTTATTAATATCGGGGATAGTAAACAAGCTCGTCGTATTATTGATGGCACACGTGAAGGTCGAAATATTCTGAAAACCATTCAACGGGTAGACGAATTTAAACATGAGTTTTCTTATTCTTACTGATTTGAAAATACAAGTGATGGGTGTTCACGATGGCAACTCAGTGAATATTGAGGTTGAAGAGACGGCTTGTCTTTTCAGCCTTTTTTATTTGAGTTTTTCCGGGAAGAGGATTGATTCCTCTGTCATTACGAAGGTAAACTATGGAAAGCATATATAGTAAGTAAGGCTATCTTAACGTGGGGGGGATGAGCGTGAATCAACTCTTTAGTGAAATACCGGGTGCCAGCAGGTGGAGCCACGTGGAAGAAATTCATAGAGGCTGGTCCAGTGACAAAAAATATTATATTCAAACCACTGACGGTAGGGACTTGCTGCTAAGAATGGCGGATATGGTTCATTATGATAAAAAAAAGCGCGAGTTTGAAGCTGTAACAAAGCTGAACCACGTGGAGAATCTGTTCATGTCCCGGCCGCTTGAATTTGGGATTTGTCATGATGGTCAATCTGTATATTCCCTGTTCACCTGGATCGAAGGGAAAGATGCTGAAGAGATTATCCATACGTTGACCGCAGCACAACAGTATCAACTCGGGGTTCAAGCAGGAGATGCATTGAAAAAAATGCATGAGATTCATGCGGAGCAAGATCGAGTCCCATGGGCTGAACATTATAATGGAAAAATAAACAGATATATTACAAACTATAAGTCATGCGGTATTCCCCTAAAGGGAGCAGATCAAGCCATAAGCTTTATTGAGCAAAATCGTCAGCTATTAGAAAATCGTCCCCAGACTTTTCAGCATGGGGATTATCATGTGGGCAATATGGTGGTTACCCCATCCGGTGAGCTGGGTATCATCGATTTTAATAGAATGGATTATGGTGATCCTTGGGAGGAATTCAATAGAATTACCTGGTGTGCAGTATTAAGTCCTTTATTCGCTTCGGGCCGTATCCACGGTTATTTTAATAACCATGTACCTGATTTATTTTTTAGATTAATGGCTCTGTATATTGCAAGCAATCAGCTTTCATCGGTTCACTGGGCCATTCCATTTGGCAAAAAAGAGGTGGACGATATGGTGCAACGAGCTGAAGAGGTTTTGGAAGCGTATGATTACTTTCAAACCTATATACCGAAATGGTATGTGCCCAGTTACCGAGACTTGTAAAAGCGAAGACCGCCCCTCCTGGGAGTGACGGTCTATTTTTTCTATTATTGTTTCTTAATCTTATACGTAAATTCCCAAACGGCTTGATGACCTGAGTAACGTCCACGGTTTTCAGTAACCGTCACTCTTAGCTTAACGGTAGAACCTTTGGCAGAAACAGAGGAGACCTTTACATTCTTGGTGGCTTCGCCTTCAACAACAGGGATATTACTACCAATAGAATAGCCGATGCTTTCGTCCATACTCTATTCATTCGCCTGTCTCCTTCAGTTGGATATATTGAGGGAAATCCCTCTATTCTAATTATCGTTTGCATCAAAAAAAATTGTTAATGGTTGGTAAAAAAAGAGTTTGACTTCTTATTGCATTACTTGTGATCTAATTTAACTATGACTTGAATTTATTTAGTAGAGAAAGGCAAGGGAAAATTTGATGAAAAAAATATACAGTGAACAAGAAATCATAGATATGACTATTAAGCTGCTTGAACAAACTTCAATATATGAAGAACAGTATGAGCAATATGTAAGACGACCTTTCCGTACGGATTTTTATGATGATCTTAGTCCGTATGTGCAAGTAGGCAAGCGGGGTTATACGCTCCAGATGTATGAAAGAGGCATACAGATGCTAAACAAGCTTACGAAAGATGTAGAGGATGTGATTTATTGGATTATCGAAGATACGATTCACATCATTGCTCATCTAAATCTGCTTCGCAAATATAAAGTGGATAACATAAATACTCATTTAAAATATACCAAGGAGATCATGAAGGAGCTGACAACTGTAATGAACAAAGCCTTTTATGAAATTGGAGGAATCTATCAGGAATGGCATGAAGCAAATAGAAGAGGGGAGCTGGAGAACCCATTAAAGTAAAACATAAAACTTAAAGAAACAGTTGACAATCAGTGAGGTAAAATTTACAATTTGATATTAGTGATAATGATTATCAATATCACTAATTTTAAGTATGTTTTGCACTTACTATATTTCAAAGGAGATTTACAACATGCATCGTATGATGAATAAGAAGTTTCACATGATTTTATGTGCACTATTCGTAGTGATTTTCGTTATTTCAGGTTGCGGGAATGCTGGCAGTTCCTCTGATTCATCTGCTAAACCCGCGTCGTCCGCGAAGGAAGAGGCAAGCAGTGATTCTGATACGCGTACAGTCTCTACGGTAAAAGGAGACGTGAAGGTGCCCGCTAATCCTCAACGGGTAGTCGTGAACTGGTATGTTGGCGATGTATTTACACTAGGGATTAAGCCGGCCGCAGTCATGGGGTGGAAACAAGAAACGATGCCTTTTTACGATAAATTTAACGACATCCCCAATATTGAAAAGTGGGAAACTGAGGAAATTATGAAGTATGATCCTGATCTCATCATTACATATGATACAAAGGATTATGAT
This window contains:
- a CDS encoding glycoside hydrolase family 1 protein, encoding MSTQFPKDFLWGGAVAANQLEGAYQEDGKGWSIQDVTPRGGWGPVTDVPTEDNMKLIGIDFYHHYKEDIKLFAEMGFKVFRTSIAWSRIFPKGDELEPNEKGLQFYDDLFDELHKYGIEPLVTLSHYETPLHLSREYDGWVNRKLVDFYERYATTVFNRYKDKVKYWLTFNEINSILEAPFMSGGISTPKDQLSEQDLYQAIHHELVASARAVKIGHQINPDFKIGCMVLSMPTYPLTPNPDDVIAAMEFDHRNMAFADIHARGQYPGYMKRFFKENGISIHFEPGDAEDLKHTVDFISFSYYMSTCETADEAKKVKGEGNILGGVSNPHLEASEWGWQIDPQGLRYVLNTFYDRFQKPLFIVENGLGAVDELITNEKGEKTVEDDYRINYLNDHLVQVGEAIEDGVEVLGYTSWGCIDLVSASTAQLKKRYGYIYVDRHDDGSGTLERYPKKSFHWYKEVIATNGESLKR
- a CDS encoding VOC family protein, translating into MKIEHVAIWVRDLEKMKSFYEQYFDGKSNDKYYNATKGFESYFITFEDGARLEVMRKTGVDHSPQINITGWAHVAFSVGSKARVNEKTEQLMHAGYEVVGQPRLTGDGYYESVIKDPEGNLVEISM
- a CDS encoding maltose acetyltransferase domain-containing protein, translating into MIEERLYAKSLCHEYNQLHPRNIEERETLIKTLLGKTTDRMLPNKRTFLHRFVQGIMQ
- the yfcE gene encoding phosphodiesterase, encoding MKLMFISDIHGSLHWLQLALEKYREEKADRLILLGDYMYHGPRNPLPEGYNPAEVAALLNKYKSHIAVSVRGNCDAEVDQMLLEFPMMGDYALLHHEGRRIYVTHGHGFSIGNLPPLEAGDVFIQGHTHIPVADVENGVFILNPGSISLPKENYPSSYGVLEGAQFTVKDIDGNTVKAITFSN
- a CDS encoding agmatine deiminase family protein codes for the protein MQIKDSHYKMPPEWAPHERTYISWPVKSSMVYPDMHADVCKGYAGIVRAMAEFEPVTVVVNPDDLESVKALELGERVELLPIEHSDAWLRDNGPTFLTDEHGQLAGVNWKFNAWGGKYAPWDLDDQVAPQILDQLGVPRFDAPLVMEGGSLHVDGEGTLITTEECLLNPNRNPELSREEIERYVCEYTGVEKIIWLKRGLSGDETDGHVDNIACFAAPGKVIMQVCDDPEDENYEITQENLRILEQATDAQGRKLEVIRIGQPPRVDYEDSRLTLSYINFYFVNGGIILPVFGGTAAKSDLAAEQVLANVFPDRTIRTVDGMAVIREGGNVHCTTQQMPAVKR
- the aguB gene encoding N-carbamoylputrescine amidase is translated as MRKVKVAATQMSCSTNIEENISKAEKLVREAAAQGAQIILLQELFETPYFCQKEKSDYYSYATELEHNKAVNHFKKIAKELQVVLPISFYEKKNYARYNSLAVIDADGEVLGKYRKSHIPDGPGYEEKFYFNPGDTGFKVWNTRYAKIGVGVCWDQWYPEAARCMALMGAELLFYPTAIGSEPQDSAIDSKDHWQTCMLGHAASNLIPVIASNRIGTETDEDSSITFYGSSFIAGHQGNKIAEAGRTDEEVLTAEFDLDELEVGRIEWGIFRDRRPELYNMIATYDGDLKV
- a CDS encoding NAD(P)/FAD-dependent oxidoreductase, encoding MNHYPAIFEPLTIRRMTLKNRIVMPPMGTNFAAMDGSFVQDHIDYYVQRAKGGTGLITVENVCLDFPMGTNGTTQLRMDNDQFIPGLFRLTEALHSYGACVSVQINHAGASAYAGRLNGVQPVSSSNIPSKKGGAIPRPLQKEEIYAIVRKYGEAAGRAQRAGFDCVEIHAGHSYLLSQFLSPMYNKRTDEFGGSAENRTRFARLVIDEIRSVVGPFFPICLRFSAEEFTEGGNTLEDTLELLEYLNDEVDILNVSAALNDSIQFQIDGMNLPDGWRSYMAKAVKEKFGKITMTSGNIRSPQAAQHILERGDADLLAMGRGLIAEPNWVLKVQNGYEHLLRKCISCNIGCADHRISKSKPICCTVNPDLFKEAEYRKQRVKNNVQVVVIGGGTAGMEAACTAAEVGCKVTLFEEKPELGGLARDIARLPDKTRINDFPDYLIQRTKQLTNLNIVTGARADLAMISALNPDIIVNATGATPLLPPIAGLHEQLGKPGTKVFSIFDLLHNMEKFQEFEGKRIAVVGGGAVGLDVVEYYAERGAQEVSIIEMMPLLGKDLDMITRISMMKMVEEREVNVHTETALTEVCSDRFKVKHGEQEFEIPFDLGFVCLGMRSHSPLMDSLLEYGKEHQVEVINIGDSKQARRIIDGTREGRNILKTIQRVDEFKHEFSYSY
- a CDS encoding aminoglycoside phosphotransferase family protein, encoding MNQLFSEIPGASRWSHVEEIHRGWSSDKKYYIQTTDGRDLLLRMADMVHYDKKKREFEAVTKLNHVENLFMSRPLEFGICHDGQSVYSLFTWIEGKDAEEIIHTLTAAQQYQLGVQAGDALKKMHEIHAEQDRVPWAEHYNGKINRYITNYKSCGIPLKGADQAISFIEQNRQLLENRPQTFQHGDYHVGNMVVTPSGELGIIDFNRMDYGDPWEEFNRITWCAVLSPLFASGRIHGYFNNHVPDLFFRLMALYIASNQLSSVHWAIPFGKKEVDDMVQRAEEVLEAYDYFQTYIPKWYVPSYRDL
- a CDS encoding Imm63 family immunity protein, yielding MKKIYSEQEIIDMTIKLLEQTSIYEEQYEQYVRRPFRTDFYDDLSPYVQVGKRGYTLQMYERGIQMLNKLTKDVEDVIYWIIEDTIHIIAHLNLLRKYKVDNINTHLKYTKEIMKELTTVMNKAFYEIGGIYQEWHEANRRGELENPLK